The following DNA comes from Streptomyces globosus.
GCGGTGCACGGGTGCGGTGAACGCGGACAGGACACTGCGGCCGAAGGTCTCGCTGGCCGACCGCGGTGTGCGGCCTGCCTCCGGGCGCCGGCTGGGTGGCCCAGCAGTATGTCGACGGTCCGGCGAAGAGCTACTCCCCTTCTGCTCCGCCAAGGATACGCGACGGCGCGGCCGCTGAAACGAGGCAGGCGGCCCGGTCACGACATGTCGGGAAGCCCCGCGGAGGCGTGCGGCGGGGGCACCCGCTGCCCCCGCCGGCCCACCCCTTCCCCCCGCCCCCGGAAGCCGGGCCTCCGCCGTGCCCGCCCTCCGGAACCCCAACGTCCGCTCAGTCCGGGGAAGTTGCCCGCTCACAAGCCTGACGTGCACATGTCGCAAGCCGGTAACCTTGCGCCCGCCGACCCGCAATCCGGCACCGCCACCCTGGCCGCGGCCCCCTCCCACGGGGCCTTCCGGCCGCCACACCCCCACCACCCCAGGGAGCTCCCCCATGGCCCTCTCGGCCCGCATACCCTCCGTCTACGCGCGTCGCATCGGCGTGCTCGCGTCCTCCGCCGCCCTTGCCTCCCTCGCGTCCCTCGTGAGCGCCCCCGCCGCGCACGCCGCCCCGCCCACCCCCATCAGCGCCTCCTCCGCCCGGGCCTACCTCGCCACCGTCACACCCCGCACCGAAGGCTCCCTGACCGGCTACAGCCGCTCCCTGTTCCCGCACTGGAGCACCGTCTCCGGCACCTGCAACACCCGCGAGACGGTCCTCAAGCGGGACGGCTCGGGCGTCGTCACGGACTCCTCCTGCGCCTCCGTCCGCGGCTCCTGGTTCTCCGAGTACGACGGCGCCACCTGGACCGCCGCCTCCGACATCGACATCGACCACGTCGTCCCGCTGGCCGAGGCCTGGCGCTCCGGGGCGTCCTCCTGGACCACCTCCAGGCGCCAGCAGTTCGCGAACGACCTCACCCGACCGCAGCTCATCGCGGTCACCGACCACGTCAACCAGGCCAAGGGCGACAAGGACCCCTCCGACTGGATGCCCTCCCGCACCTCCTACCGCTGCACCTACGCCCGTATGTGGGTCCACGTGAAGCAGTACTGGGGCCTGGGCATGGACTCCGCGGAGAAGACGGCCCTGGTCAACGAACTGAACGCCTGCTGAGGGCCGCCCGGACGTCCGCCCCCGCCCGGCCCCGGGTCCTTTTCCCCCGCCCGGGGGAGGCCCGCCACCCCCTCCCCGTCGTACCGTGACCACAGGGTCGTCAGGAGGGGGAGTTCGATGGCCACGCTGCGCCTGGGGCCGCTGTTGCGCCACGTCGACTGGGAGACGGGCGGCTCGGCCACGCTGTGGGTCGAGGCCGACCGCCCGTGCCGGGCCGAGGTCCGCTGCGCCGACGGCGCGGGAGGCGATGCGCGCACGTTCCAGATAGCGGGGCACCACTACGCGGTCGTGCCGGTGTCGGGCCTGGCCCCGGGCACCACGACGGCGTACGAGGTCCTGCTGGACGGAGTCCGCGTGTGGCCGCTGCCCGACAGCGGCTTCCCGCCGAGCACGATCACGACGCCCGCCGTCGCCGGCCCCGGCCGGGCCGCTCCGTCCGTACGCATCACGTTCGGCTCGTGCCGGCATGCGGCGCCGCCCGCCGACCGGCACGGGCCGCACGGGCCGGACGCGCTGGACACCCTCGCCGCGCGGCTCGCCGCCCACCCGGACGAGCCCCGGCCCGACGTCCTGCTGCTCCTCGGCGACCAGGTGTACGCCGACCAGCCGTCCCGGGAGACCCGCCAGTGGCTCGCGGCCCGCCGCGACCTGCGGGACCCGCCCGGCGCGCAGGTCGCGGACTACGAGGAGTACACGCGGCTGTACGACGAGTCGTGGCGCGACCCGGAGATCCGCTGGCTGCTGTCCACGGTGCCCAGCCTCCACATGTTCGACGACCACGACGTCATAGACGACTGGAACACCAGCGCGGCCTGGCTCGCGGAGATGCGGGCCCTGCCGTGGTGGCGGGAGCGCGTGCTCAGCGGGCTGATGTCGTACTGGGTGTACCAGCACCTGGGCAACCTCTCCCCGGCCGAGCTGGCCGCCGACCCGCTGTACGGGGCGGTGTGTGCCTCCCCGGACGGTACGGAGGCGCTGCGCGCCTTCGCCTCCGCGGCCGACTCCGGCCCGGCGGCCGTGCGCTGGAGCTACCGCCGGGACTTCGGCCGGACCCGGCTGCTGATGGTGGACACGCGGGCAGCCCGGGTCCTGGCGGAGGACCGGCGGGCCATGCTGCATCCGGCGGAGGAGCAGTGGCTGCGGGAGAACGCCCTCGCCGGCCACGGGGGCTTCGACCACCTGCTGATCGGCTCGTCGCTGCCCTGGCTGATACCGCCTCTGATCCACGACGCCGAGGTGTGGGACGCCGCGCTGTGCCGCGGGGAGCGGGGGCCGCGCTGGGCGCGGGTCGGCGAGCGGCTGCGGCGGCTGGCGGACCTGGAGCACTGGGCGGCGTTCCCCGGCTCGTTTGCCGCGCTCGGCGACCTGATCGAGGAGGTGGGGACGGGCCCGCGGGCGCCGGCGACCTTGGCGGTCCTCTCCGGGGACGTCCACCATGCGTACGTGGCCGAGCCCCGGATGGCCACGGCGGCGCGGGTGTTCCAGCTGACGTGCTCGCCGGTGCACAACTCGGTGCCCGGGGTCGTCAGATGGGGCTTCCGGCTGGGCTGGTCGCGGCTGGGCCGCCGGCTGGGCCGGGTCCTGTCCCGGCACGGGCGGACGGGGCGGCCTCCGCTGGCCTGGCGGCGCACGGGCGGGCCGTGGTTCGGCAACCAGCTGATGACGCTGTCGCTTTCGGGCCGGGAGGCGCGGCTGCGCCTCGACCAGGCGCGCCGCAGCCGCGGCGGCCGCGGCGGTCGGCGCGCTGCGCGGCTGGTGGGTGTGCTGGACCGGCGGCTGACACCGGACGGTTGAGGGCCGGGACCCGCGCGCCGGGCGGGCGGGTCACGGGCGTACGCTGTGTGGCTGTCAAGCCGCTCCTGCCGCTCCCCCGCGACGTCGCGGCGCTGCATGCCGTCGCACGCCAACCGGACTGGGGAGTCCCGCTTGTTTGAGACGCTGGGGTCGCTGACCACGAGCCCGTGGATCTACGCCGTGGTGGCCTTGTCGGTGGTGCTGGACGTGTTCCTGCCGGTATTGCCGAGCGGCGTCCTGGTGATCACGGCGGCTGCGGCCGCGGCGGCGGCCGGCGCTGCCGGTCCGGTGCCCGTGCCGGAGCAGGTGCCGGACATCGCGGCGCTCCTGGTGATCGCCGCGACGTCGTCGGTGCTGGGTGACATGGCGGCGTTCCGGGTGGCCCGGCGCGGCGGGGGCCGGCTGGAGCGGGCCATCGCCCGGTCCCGCAGGCTGACGCTCGCCCAGGAGCGCCTCGGCACGGCGCTGGCCCGAGGCGGCGGCGCCCTGGTCGTGATCGCCCGGTTCGCGCCCGCCGGCCGGTCGGTGGTCTCCCTCGGCGCCGGCAAGACCCACCGCAAGGTCAGGGAGTTCCTTCCCTGGTCGGCACTGGCCGGCATGGCCTGGGCCGGCTACAGCGTCGCCCTGGGCTACTTCGGTACGCAGTGGCTGGGCGCGGCCTGGCTCGGCACCGCCGTGTCGGTACTGGCCCTGTTCGCCGCGGGGGCCCTGGCGGGCTTCGTGATCCGCCGCCCGTCGCCGGCGGTATAGCAGCAGCGGCAACACGTACGCGTCACGCATCCCCCGGACGGCGCACCGGCTCACCCGTTCACCCAGCCTGAATCGCCGTGCCCGGCGGGGGCTCCTAGCGTCGCAGAGAGGCGCACAGCCGAATTCCGCGTCACATCCGTGGCGGGGTCGCGCCGTTTCGAGGAGCCCCGAGGAGTTCTCTCCATGACCGCCAAGCTGCCGAACCGCCGCCTGCTGGGCCTCGCGGCCGCGACGCTCGCCGTGGCCGCCGCGACCGCCACTCCCGTCACCGCAGCCCCGTCCGTCACGTCACCGACCGCGACGGTCTCCCCGACCAGTGCCGCCCCTGGCAGCCGCGTCAGCCTCACGCTCCGCGGCTGCGCGACCCGGGCGGCCAGGGCCACGTCCACCGCCTTCGGCGATGCCCGCCTCGCCCCGGCGACGGGCGACGGCACAGCCCTCTTCGGTTCGGCGACCGTCTACAACAACGCCTCCACGGGTGCGCACTCGGTCACCTTCGACTGCGGCGACGGCTCCAGGATCACGGTGTCCCTGCAGGTCACCCCGGGCGCGGCCCGCGGCGGTACCGGCGGCAGCATCGGCGGCGCCAACCCGGCCCTGATCGCCGTCGGCGGCACCCTGGCCGCGAGCGCCCTCGGCGCGGGCGTCTGGGTGCTGCGCCGCCGCACCCGCACCACCTGACGGCCGGCGGGGCGGCTACGCGGCCGGCGCCGCCGCCCCCCGCACCTTCAGCCCTTCGAGCAGGTCCCGCGTCGCCTCGGCGACGGCGTCCACGGCGGCGTCGAAGACCTCCTGGTTGTGCGCGGCGGGCGCCCGGAAACCGGACACCTTCCGCACGTACTGCAGTGCGGCGGCGCGGATCTCCTCCTCGGTGGCCTTCTCGGGGATGGCGGGCGGTCGCAGCGTCTTGATGGAACGGCACATACCCCCACTATCCGCTACCGGGGCAGTTCCGCTCCGGACAGCTTCACGATCAAGGCGGCCTGGAGCCGCGCCCGCACCTCGGGGTCGGCGACCTCGTCGAGCAGCCCGACCGCCTGCTGCATGGCCGCGGCCGCCCGCCGGTCCTCCCTGAGGGACGCCGTCTGCGCGGCCATGTGCCGCAGCGCGATGTCGGCCCGCCGGTGGAGGAGCTGCCCGATCAGCGTGACGACCACCCCGACGGAACACGTCACGACGCCGAGGTAGAGGTCCCCGGAGGTCTCGGCCCGCCACACGGCGAGCGCCACCCCGAACAGCAGGATCGCGGCCCCGGCCCCGGCGAACCACTGGCTGGTGACAAAGCTGCTCCGCGCCTGCGCCAGCCCATAGGCGTAGTACTCGACAAGCACGGACGTGAAGTCCCCGTCCCCCCGCCGCCCGCCCCGCGGAAGGGCCCCCACATCCGCGTACTTGGCATCCGGCTCCCCCTCCCGTTCCCCCATCCCTGCGAGCAGCCGCTCCCGCTCAACCCCCCGCCACCGCTCAAGCCTCTCCCCGAACAAGCCCACCACCCCCACAGCCGCCTGCCCGGACGCGCCCGGTGCCCCGCTCACTCCTCGCAGCCGCACTCCGCCCCGCTGCCGTACGAAGGTGCGGATGCGCCCCATCAGGAAGGCCGCCACCGGCCGCTGCACCCCGGTGCCGGCCACGGCAACGTGCGCGCCCGCAACCGGAACTGAACCGCTTCCCGAACTCATGCCCTCCGCGTGGCGCCCCCAACCAGCCGCCCACCCCGGCTCCGGAGCACGCGCGGGCGCTGCCCTGTGGTGTGCCGGGTGTGTCGGCCGGACCGGATCGTGCACGATGCATGGCGCCGGTACATGCGTCGGCGGCGCCCAGGCAGCCGCGTGGGGGGTTGCCGTCACTTGCAGCGCTCAAAGGCCCCCCGCCAAGATCGGCGGGGGGCCTTTGTGCTGGTGGGCGCGGACGGTTTCGAACCGCCGACATCTGCTTTGTAAGAGCAGCGCTCTACCCCTGAGCTACGCACCCGTGGACGAGCCGACAGCCTACATGGCGGGCGCACCCCCCACGCAAACCCGTTCGCTGGGGGAGAATGGAGCGGGGCACGGTGGCGGCGGTACGGGAGAGGGATTGTGACGACGGCATCCCGGCGGTGGTTCGGCGGGCGGGGAGACAGTCGCAGGGCGGATGCCCAGGCGGCCAAGGATGCCGCGGCGGCGGCGTTCTACGAGCTGGACACCGCGCAGCGGGATCTGCGGATCTCGCTGGAGACGATTGCCGCCGGTGACGGTTCGCCCGCGGCGCGGCAGGCGGCCGAGGCGTTCGCCGCGCTGGGGCAGCGGATCGACGAGGCCAGCCATGTGTACATCGAGGCGGTCGACGCGCACGACCTGGACCGGCCCGAGCTGGACGGGGCCGTGGCGGGGCGGGCGCGGGAGGAGCTGACGCGGGCGCGCGACGGGCTGGTCCGCGTGAAGGCCGAGCTGGACCGCTTCGCGCAGGGCATCCAGCCGCTGCTGGACCGGGCGGAGACGCAGCTGGCGCGGGTCGTGCCGGCCCGGGAGCGGGCGAAGGCAGCACTGCTTGCGGCGAGCACGGCGCTGGACGAGGTGCGTGCCCGCGGGATGCGGGCGGACGAGTTCGCGGCCCGGCTGGCGGCGCTCGCGCCGGAGCTGACCCTGCTCAACCAGGGCGCGGCGCGGCACGGCGTGCAGGAGACGGTGCAGCGCGCGGACCGGATCCTGCGCGACGCCGAGGGGATACGGGCCGAGCTGGAGCGGCTGCCGGAGCGGGCGGCGGAGATCGACCGGCGGCTGGTCAGCCTGCGGACGCGGGCCCAGGCGCTGCGCAACCGGGCGGACCGGGTGGACCCGGTGCTGAGCGAGCTGCGCCGGAGGTTCTCGGCAGCGTGCTGGCAGGACCTCCAGCAGGTGCCGGAGCAGGCGGTGCAGGACGTGGGGCGGGCCGAGCAGGAGCTGGTCAGGGCGGCGCAGGCCCGCGAGGAGCAGCGGTGGGGTGACGTCGCGACGCTGATCGAGGCGGTGAGGTCCGCCCTGGACTCGACCGACGAGGCCGTGTCGGCGGCGCAGGACCGGCTGACCCGGCTGGAGGCGGTGGCCCGGGACCCGCAGGCGGAGGTGCAGCGGACGCGTTTCGCGATCCGGGATGCGCAGCGCCTGGCGATGGAGGGTCGCAGTGTGCCGGATCCCCGGCATGCGGGTCCGCTGGACCAGTCGGTGGCCCGGGTGGACCGTGCGGTGGCGTCCCTGGAGGGCCGGCACCCCGATTACTGGCACTTTCTCCGGGAGATGGAGGAGGTCCGGGCGGCGGTCGGCCGGGTGGTCGCCGACATGCGGGGCCGCCGCGGCGCCAACGGCTGAACCGGCCGGGCCGGCTGGACGGCAGGGGCGCGGGTCGCTGCCGAGCGGTGGGTGCGGGCCGCTTCCGGGTCCGGGCGGTCGCCTGCTGCATGCAGGGTCGCCGGCCGGGATGCGGCTGGGGCGCCCCGCGCTCCGGGGGCCCGTCTGGGTGGGGTTGTCCGGGCATGGGTGGCGGCGGATGCTGGAGGGGCAGGGTCGGAGCTGAGGAGGGCGTCATGGCTGCCCATACGTTTCGCAGGGGGCGCAAGGAGCGCGGCGTACGGGGGCGGCAGGCGGCGCCCGCGTCTTCGTCCGTGGTGCACGAGGTCTATGCCCCGCATGCGGCGTACGGGTGTCATGAGGCGCACGAGAACTATGCGCCCTACACACCCCATGAGGACGCCGGGCAGCGGGCGCACAAGGTCGGGCACAAGCTGCTGCACCGGATGACGCATCCGGTCGAGGCGCAGCTCGACGAGCACCTGCCCGCCGACCACAAGCTCATCACCGTGTACCGGGTCGGTGCCGGGCTGACCGGGCTGCTGCTGGTGGTGTTCGGGGTGCTGGGGTTGATCGACCGTATCGGCTTCTTCGACACCGGCGGCGACACCGTCCTCTCCCTGAACACCAACGGGGCGCTCAGCGTCCTGTCGATCTGTGTGGGGCTGCTGCTGTTCGCCGGGATGGTGATCGGCGGGAATTTCGCGTCGACGTTGAACATCACGCTCGGGCTGGCGTTCATCGCGAGCGGGTTCGTGAACCTGGCTCTGCTGGACACCGAGCTGAACTTCCTCGCCTTCGAGATCCAGAACGTGTTGTTCAGCTTCGTCGTCGGCGTGATGTTGATGTGGTTCGGGATGTACGGGCGGGTGGGCAGCGCCCTGCCCCACGACAATCCGTACTGGCGGGCCCGCCATCCCGAGCAGGCCGCCAGGGAGGATCGGGCCCGGGAGCGGGCGCGGGCCCGGCTCCAGGCCCGCCACGGGCTGTAGCCTCCCGCTGCCTCCCGCCGCCTGCGCCGCCTCGGTAGCCTAGGCCCATGCCCCGTTACGAATTCCGCTGCCGGACCTGCGACGACACCTTCGTGGTGAGCCGTCCCATGGCCGAGTCGTCCGCTCCCGCCGACTGCCCCGCCGGTCACTCCGACACCGTCAAGCTGCTCTCCGCCGTCGCCGTGGGCGGGACCAGCAGTGCCCCCGCCCCGTCGGGCGGGGGCGGGGGCTGCTGCGGCGGCGGGGGCTGCTGCTGATCCCGGCCCCAAGGCCGGCCCGGCACGGCCCCCGGAGTCCGTCAGCGCTTGCGCGACAGCGTCAGGCCGTCGGAGATCGCCAGCAGTACGGACTCCATGCGCGAGTCGGCGGCGACGTGGTCGTTGAAGGCGCGCACGGCCGCCGCCGCGCCCGTCGCCGCCTCGTCCACGACCCTCCCGTGGAAGAGGGTGTTGTCGGTGACGACGAGCCCGCCGGTCCGCATCCGCGGGACGAGTTCCTCCCAGTACGCGATCTGGCTCTCCTTGTCGGCGTCGACGTACGCGAGGTCGATGTGCGGTTCCTGCGGCATCGCCCGGAGCGTCTCCAGCGCGGGGGCGATCCGCAGGTCGATGCGGTCGGCGACGCCGGCCTCCGCCCAGGCCTCGCGCCCGTACGCCGTCCACTCCTCGGAGACGTCGCAGGCGACGATGGCGCCGTCCTCCGGGAGGGCCTGTGCCATGGCGAGGGTGGAGAAGCCGGTGAAGGTGCCGATCTCCACCACGTGCCGGGCGCCGGTCAGCCGGACGAGGAACGCCAGCAGCGGCCCCTGCTCCTCCGCGGACTGCATGCCGGCGACGTCGGGGAACTCGGCGTAGGTCCGCTCCACCAGCTTCGCGGCGACCGGGTCGAGCGGCGGGTTGTGGTCGAGCATGTACCGGTACAGCTCGTCCGTGATCTTCGTACTGTTGCCCTTGGTCATGGGGCCAGTGTCCCGGCTGCGGCCGCCTTCCGGGTGAACGCCCGCACGATTTCCTCCCCGGCCGCGACTCCTCGTTCCGCGAGCGCCGTCACCGTCGGCGCCGTCCAGCCGCAGTCGGCCAGTTCGCCGTGGCCGGGCCTCCAGGCGGCGTCCGCCGCGAGCAGCAGGTCCGCGTCCAGCAGGGAGTCCCCGGCGGCGAGGGTGGTGGTCGCGCCGGTGCGGCGGGCCACTTCGCGCATCGCGGCGCTCTTCGTCAGCGGCCGCGGCACCGCGTACACCTTGCGGCCCTGGAGGGAGACGGTCCAGCCGCGGGCCTCGGCCCAGTCGGCCAGCGACTTGATCCACTCGTCGGGTACCCGTTCGCGTTCGACGACGAGGTAGGCGAAGAGGTCCTCCGCGACACGCGCCTTGCGCAGCCACGCCGGGTCGGCGGCCGCCAGCAGGTGGCCGTGCACCTCCTCCAGCGGGGCGCACTCCTCGGCGAGGCGGGCCGCGACCTGCCGCCGCCAGTCCCGGTCCGGTACGCCGTCCACCAGCAGCTGCCCGCCGTTCGCGCAGATCGCGTACCGGGCGGGGCGGCCGGGGAAGCGGATGCGCTGGTACTGCTTGCGCGTGCGGGTCGTGGTCGGGACGAACACCACCCCGGGGTCGGCGGTCAGTTCGGCGAGGAGTGCGGCCGCCGCCTCGGTCATGTAGGACAGCGGGCGGCTCTCGTGGACCTCGACGCAGAGCAGCCGCGGGGCTGCCGCGTCGGGCATGGTGAGGGCGAGCGCCGCCGCCGAGTAGATGAGGGTGCGGTCGAGGTCGCTGGCTACCAGGACGGTCACTTGGAGGCCACAGCCTTTCCGTCGGCGCCGGTGGCGCCGCGCGTGTATCGGGGGTGGATGAGTCCCACGCACGTGTAGGGCAGCCCGTCGACCTCTTCCACCGGTACGCCGCGCTGCTCGGCGAGCAGCCGTACGTGGGCCAGGTCGGCTCCGGCGCCGCGCCGGGCCAGGATCTTCCAGGGCACGCGCCGCAGCAGCACGCGGGTGGTCTCGCCGACTCCGGGCTTGACCAGGTTCACGTCGTGGATGCCGTACTCCTCGCTGATCCGCTCCACGGCCGCCCAGCCCTCCCAGGTCGGCGTGCGGTCGGCCGCCAGGAGCTCCTTGACGTCGGCGGCGACGGTGTCGGCCACCTCGTCGAAGCAGGCGGCGACGGTGTCGACGAAGTCGGCGGACACGTCGGCCCCGGCGAGTTCGCGGTAGAACTTCGCGCCGTGGAAGTCGCCGGGCCCGACCAGGTCGTCTCGCAGCACGGTACGCGACACCAGGCCGGAGACGGTGGAGTTGAGGCAGGCGGAGGGGATGAGGAAGTCCTCGCGGGTGCCGTACGTGGAGACGCACGAGCCGGGGTC
Coding sequences within:
- a CDS encoding HNH endonuclease family protein, with amino-acid sequence MPSVYARRIGVLASSAALASLASLVSAPAAHAAPPTPISASSARAYLATVTPRTEGSLTGYSRSLFPHWSTVSGTCNTRETVLKRDGSGVVTDSSCASVRGSWFSEYDGATWTAASDIDIDHVVPLAEAWRSGASSWTTSRRQQFANDLTRPQLIAVTDHVNQAKGDKDPSDWMPSRTSYRCTYARMWVHVKQYWGLGMDSAEKTALVNELNAC
- a CDS encoding alkaline phosphatase D family protein codes for the protein MATLRLGPLLRHVDWETGGSATLWVEADRPCRAEVRCADGAGGDARTFQIAGHHYAVVPVSGLAPGTTTAYEVLLDGVRVWPLPDSGFPPSTITTPAVAGPGRAAPSVRITFGSCRHAAPPADRHGPHGPDALDTLAARLAAHPDEPRPDVLLLLGDQVYADQPSRETRQWLAARRDLRDPPGAQVADYEEYTRLYDESWRDPEIRWLLSTVPSLHMFDDHDVIDDWNTSAAWLAEMRALPWWRERVLSGLMSYWVYQHLGNLSPAELAADPLYGAVCASPDGTEALRAFASAADSGPAAVRWSYRRDFGRTRLLMVDTRAARVLAEDRRAMLHPAEEQWLRENALAGHGGFDHLLIGSSLPWLIPPLIHDAEVWDAALCRGERGPRWARVGERLRRLADLEHWAAFPGSFAALGDLIEEVGTGPRAPATLAVLSGDVHHAYVAEPRMATAARVFQLTCSPVHNSVPGVVRWGFRLGWSRLGRRLGRVLSRHGRTGRPPLAWRRTGGPWFGNQLMTLSLSGREARLRLDQARRSRGGRGGRRAARLVGVLDRRLTPDG
- a CDS encoding DedA family protein, translating into MFETLGSLTTSPWIYAVVALSVVLDVFLPVLPSGVLVITAAAAAAAAGAAGPVPVPEQVPDIAALLVIAATSSVLGDMAAFRVARRGGGRLERAIARSRRLTLAQERLGTALARGGGALVVIARFAPAGRSVVSLGAGKTHRKVREFLPWSALAGMAWAGYSVALGYFGTQWLGAAWLGTAVSVLALFAAGALAGFVIRRPSPAV
- a CDS encoding DUF2277 domain-containing protein, with translation MCRSIKTLRPPAIPEKATEEEIRAAALQYVRKVSGFRAPAAHNQEVFDAAVDAVAEATRDLLEGLKVRGAAAPAA
- a CDS encoding TRADD-N-associated membrane domain-containing protein, whose amino-acid sequence is MLVEYYAYGLAQARSSFVTSQWFAGAGAAILLFGVALAVWRAETSGDLYLGVVTCSVGVVVTLIGQLLHRRADIALRHMAAQTASLREDRRAAAAMQQAVGLLDEVADPEVRARLQAALIVKLSGAELPR
- a CDS encoding DUF4383 domain-containing protein → MTHPVEAQLDEHLPADHKLITVYRVGAGLTGLLLVVFGVLGLIDRIGFFDTGGDTVLSLNTNGALSVLSICVGLLLFAGMVIGGNFASTLNITLGLAFIASGFVNLALLDTELNFLAFEIQNVLFSFVVGVMLMWFGMYGRVGSALPHDNPYWRARHPEQAAREDRARERARARLQARHGL
- a CDS encoding FmdB family zinc ribbon protein is translated as MPRYEFRCRTCDDTFVVSRPMAESSAPADCPAGHSDTVKLLSAVAVGGTSSAPAPSGGGGGCCGGGGCC
- a CDS encoding O-methyltransferase, translating into MTKGNSTKITDELYRYMLDHNPPLDPVAAKLVERTYAEFPDVAGMQSAEEQGPLLAFLVRLTGARHVVEIGTFTGFSTLAMAQALPEDGAIVACDVSEEWTAYGREAWAEAGVADRIDLRIAPALETLRAMPQEPHIDLAYVDADKESQIAYWEELVPRMRTGGLVVTDNTLFHGRVVDEAATGAAAAVRAFNDHVAADSRMESVLLAISDGLTLSRKR
- a CDS encoding HAD family hydrolase, which translates into the protein MTVLVASDLDRTLIYSAAALALTMPDAAAPRLLCVEVHESRPLSYMTEAAAALLAELTADPGVVFVPTTTRTRKQYQRIRFPGRPARYAICANGGQLLVDGVPDRDWRRQVAARLAEECAPLEEVHGHLLAAADPAWLRKARVAEDLFAYLVVERERVPDEWIKSLADWAEARGWTVSLQGRKVYAVPRPLTKSAAMREVARRTGATTTLAAGDSLLDADLLLAADAAWRPGHGELADCGWTAPTVTALAERGVAAGEEIVRAFTRKAAAAGTLAP